The Acinonyx jubatus isolate Ajub_Pintada_27869175 chromosome F2, VMU_Ajub_asm_v1.0, whole genome shotgun sequence DNA window CATGAATAAAACTGTCAGCACTCGCATTTATGAAAAGGTATGAAGGAAATTTCTACATCAGTGGAAACTTGTTCACTAACGAGAAACTGGGACTTGAAGAAGATATGCCTCAGGgccattgatttaaaaaaattgttcaacaTAAATTTGCTCAATAAAACCATCAAATTAAGTGCAGTTTTGGAGCTGTGTGATAGTGAGGGTTGGGGACAAGCTGATTAATTGGTGAGGTAAGAAGCGACTTGCTTATTATATGATTATGAGAGCACCAAAGTTCCCCTACCCTCTGTCTACCTGACTTCTATAGTCCTTCCCTCCAGTGGACCCATTCCATTTAAGTTAAGGCATTCTGTCAGAGAGTGCTCTGTTGAAATTCCTGTGACCTCAAAGAGGGTATAATACACTGCAGATACAACCACTAGGAACTACTTTGGGCAGTACAGATGCTGGAAACCAACATGCTGACTTTCTGTTTTTGCAGAAGGCTGGCCCTGCTTATATAGATGGATAGAGCACAAAACACAGCCTGGACATTATACACTGTGGCACTGTGGTTGAATTATTGTAGAAGAACATTTGAAACAATTATTGTCTCACTCGTCCATAAGCCCATTTAAAATAATCAGGCCAGTACACCTGTCACCACTGTTTACAACTTAGTCTTTGCAGAATGACCTTATATTAAATGCCAGTACTGAATTTCTAAGTTCCTGGTAAGAATATAATATCTAGAGCTACACAAAGTCCCTTAATAATTTCATTAACTACTGTTACTAGGAAGTACTCTCAGGGtttagagaaaagaggaagaattatGTAAATACCATGTTGTACCTTAAATTCCAAACTGATAGCAGTCAGTCAAAAATAAGTCATGAGAGTTAGGTTTAATATGGGCTAAATTAGAATGTCCATGTAATTTGTTGTCTACAGTGGAAAGGGACTGTATCAATAATTACCCTTGGACAACAGGCAAAAATGGGGACTGCCCTAGGCAAACTGCGGGGTATGGCTGCCTTTGTAGGGATGAAATTGAAAGGTAATCTATAAAACGAATAAGCATGGGAACCAAATCAAGGAAAGTAATTAGGCCAAGGAGAGGATCTAGGATTGTCATATTAAACCCTGAAGACGCCTAAGCACACAGCTGTGCACCTGAAGTGATGGGCTTGGTGGTGGCCACACAGCTGCTGGATGTGGGCGATGACAGGCATTCCCACAGGACTTGGGCCTGTCCTACCTAAAGGACTCAAGTGTGTACACACTGTGACCACGCTTGCTCCCCAAAGGTCAAAGGGACTCTCAACCCCCAATGTGTCCTTGCACAAAGAGGGACACAGGCCAATCCTTCTTTAATCAGAACACAGTCTGATTGCAAGGGGCGTGCAAATGACAGGCCACTTTAGCAACACCTCAGAGCACAACCATTAGGGTTTCCCACAACCGTTAGGAAGAAGATACTACTCTAAAAAGCACTAGGCACTTACTCATTTAGATCTGTGGATTTACGGAGgcataattaagaaaacaatactaCAGGTCTCAATTTTCAAGactcatttctctcctctttatGCCACAGCTCAAAGTACAAAGAActtaaatgaaacaaaagcctCGTGTTGTGTCTTTAGCAGGTAGAATAAAACATACTATTCCTGAGGAAATCATTGACTCAACAAATTCTTACTCTGACAACTGTTCAAAACCAAATTAGGTGCTGGAAAACAGCAACATGTTAGGCACAGAGCTCACAACTTTTGATGTTATAAATAGGCTGGCATCTTGAAACCCTActgcttttacttttattctcaGTCAACGCACGTCAAAATTTCTGTAGAAAAAAGGTCACTGATGCTTATACTAAGAATCATTATTAGTCTTTCCTAAGGACTTTCACATGATCAGTCACTTGGTATATTTGACTTGCCTTCAAAAGTTATCATATATCTGTAAGTAAATGATAACGTATCTGTCAAGTTGTACAGGATTTATCACTATCTATCTGTAAGTAAATAATAGTGTGTCATATTTGTTAACTTGTGTTGGAAATAATGGAGCTTTTCATTACAGTGAGTTGAGCAATGAAAAGCCATTATTTGTTCACTTTCCAAAAGGGTTTGAAATGAAGGAAGTAATAGTAGTTTTTATAAGCCACGAAGGAAAATAACACtgacaaaataatttgttttgaaccttcttagtgttttaattttcataaatttttgcacaaaaatgcaataaacataaaagtcCATGCTTTTCTTCACTGGCCTTAAAAATAACTAACTATGCCAAAGATAGTAATCTAGATGGAAAAATTAGGATGAAATATCAGGAAATAACCTAATCCTGAAGTTACAGGTTAAGATTTCTAAATTGAACGTTTAGGGAGAATAtagtttgcccattttttaaaaaaaattttaacttttatttatttttgacagagagagacagagtgtgagtgggggatgggcagagagagagggagggagactcagaatccaaagcaggcccaggctctgagatgccagcatacagcccaatgggggcctcgaacccatgaactaggagatcatgacctcagccaaagtcagacgcttacccagctgagccacccaggcacccctggtttgcCTATTTTAAAGTCTGATATCTAGATCCTGTGTAAGTTTTGGAGACGGACAAGGCTGGGAAGGAACCATCTAGACACCAGTCCCATGCTAGAATCAGACTTGTCTGTTACCCCAGAGATGCACTGcagtgaagtgaagtgaatggGGTTGGAGAAGCAGTGACAGCCAATTGAATCCTGCTTCTGTCGTGGACACCTATGTGAGCAAGCGTGAGCTGTTTAAccactttggttttctcctttgCAAAATGGAGTCTATTTGCTTTACAGAGTTGTGTACTTGGAAAATTAGGGTGAAATATCAGGAAACAACCTAATCCCAAACCTACAGGTTCTTAAGATTTCTAAATTGAACATTTAGGGAAAATAcagtgtgtgtatgcatgtatgtctacctgtgtgtgtgtgtgtgtgtgtgtgtgtaaataatacTTTCTCTCAAGGCCTTTATACCATCTCAATTATTGAAAACATTTGTAAGAcataattaaggaaataaagtaggaaaaaaggtAGGCTATCTATGTAATACATGATTAGAAAATCACCTTAACTGTTATGAGTTTATATTTGTTCCTTATGAAATAAAGCTAGACATGCTAACGCTTCTCACTATCCTTTGCAAGTGAATTATTTTTCAGGGATTCCTTTCTCCCATCAGCTGTAAGGAAGCAGATGGGCTAAGTCCTAAAAAGTATTTCCTATGGCTCTTTATGCTAATGCCTGAAAAGTACAGCCTACTTTAATGCTGTGAACGTCACTTTCTCACTaagaggaaaaaatgcaaattgaataAAAAACTGTGCCCAGCTTAGTATATGCTGTAATGACTAACAAAAGAAGCTGAGATGCAGAAATTATCTTCTATTTCCTCCCCAGTGAATGAGTAACTTTAATTCTCAGGTGTTCTATCATCATTAGGAATAATGATTTGAAATCTTAGACTAGATTTTGCAAGAGGCCATGTACGTTACAGTCTAGAAAAAACAAAGCTTAATGCATTGTTTGGAGGAATCAGAAACTACTTCCCTCTCTTTATTGCCATTCAACAAAAGACAAGCTATTAACCACCTTTGAGCAGTGTAAATGTCACAGCAACTGTCACCATAGCAACCAAAAGATAGAATATCCACTGGTGACTAAGGAGCTTACAAGAAATGATTTGCATTAAGACAGCAACTATAATCTCAATATTGTTAAACGTAGAGAAAAACACTTATCTGAAACATGTAATAGGAAGATATCAAGCCTGAAGTGCCATTGTCACCTTCTGTCAAATAGCTGTCTCTGGTGGGGGCACCAGATGCCTTAGTGGCTGAGTTCTAAAGATAAATGAGATCATCAGTCTCAAGGCATCTGGTGTCTAAACAATTTCATAAGGGATCTTCCTACATAATAATGGTTCATTGGCTCTTTAGTGATATCCTCACTACCTCCATCtgcaaatgataaaaaataataattgggaaaaaggaaaataataattggATATTCTAATATGTCTCTGACCGtttgtttaatgtctgtcttcCTAACTAGGATATAAGGCCCATATGGGCAGGAACTGTTGCTGTTTCACTCACCACGTTCTCTCCAGTGCTACCTCAGTTCAATAAATTTGTGTCGAGTAATTGTCTACATGCATGCAGGTGAGACTATGTACAATGAGTCTTGGAATCAACTTATGTGCACTTTCCTAGTGGTGTGCTATGGTCTTGTCATCCTGGACACGGAAAAAAGTGCCACTAAAAGAGTGACCAGTGAGGGAATGAGTGCTGCCATTAAGTTTCACGCTTAGACGTGCTCCACCGCCTTTGCTTTCTCCATGCTTCCAGTGTGtgtgaaaaaggcaagaaaaaaaaggcaggggagggagaggagagaaggaagtttAGCAGaacaatattattgaccataAGCACCAATTTTAGATGCTTTCATGTTATTTATTATCTGATTTAATGCAAATAATAACCCCTATAAGtagaaaattttgtattttcttcattcagtcagtcaacaaatatttattgagtgtcatGTACTTGGGATACTACACGAGTGAAATCACATGTTTTCCCCACTTGTATGGAATCAAGACTTCAGTGGGTGATATACATATTAATCAAATAAcatccaaaattaataaaaattgccATTGCAGTAACTGTTAAATGATGTTATACAAGAAGAAGTTAAGAAAGATGATTGAATTGAAATCTAAAGGATGTCAACCCAAGGGTAGGAAAATATGATTGAGCTGAGATTTAAGGATTAAACACATGGGAGTGGTTAAACAttccaggaaaagagaagagtacATACGAACACCTGGTGGAAGCAAGTTGGAAATTAATACTTTCTTTCCTATTCTCTGGAAGATTTTGTGTAAGATTGGtgctatttttttcagaaatatttgtaaGAACTCATTGGTGAAGCTCACAGGCCCAGAGTATCTTTGTGAGAGCAATTTTAACCATAGTGATAATAATGGATTTGGGAGTATTCACATTTTTTActtcttgtattatttttggtAAATTGTGTTTTCTAAGGAGTTTataaatctcttaaaatttttttaacatttatttatttttgagaagagagagacagagcatgagcaggggaggagagagaaagagggagacacagaatctgaaacaggctccaggctctgaggtgtccccacagagcccgacgcggggcttgaactcactgaccgcgagatcatgacctgagcagaagtcggacgcttaaccatctgagccactcaggtgcccctgtaagtcTCTTTTAAATCTTAAAGTTTATTGGCATGGAGTAGCTCCTATTATTTTCTTATGATCTTTTAAATTACTGTGTTATATAAccataatttttaataactataGGATATACTGATATATCCTTTTTTATTCCTGCAATTAATAACTTttaccctctctctttttaagtccATCTTGCTAAAAGTTTGCCAATTTTTAttagtcttaaaaatttttggtcTTAggtgaaaaaatgcccaacatcactcatcatcagggaaatacagatcaaaaccacaatgagacaccacctcacccctgtgagaatggctcacattaacaactcaggcaacaacagatattggcgaggatgcggagaaagaggttctcttttgcattgttggtgggaatgcaaactggtgcagccactctggaaaaccgtatggagattcctcaaaaaactaaaaataaaactaccctagaccaagccattgcactactaggtatttacccaagggatacaggtgtgctgtttcgaaggggcacatgcacccccatgtttatagcagcactatcaacaatagccaaagtatggaaagagttaatatgtccattgatggatgaatggctaaagaagatgttgtgtacacacacacacacacacacacacacacacacacacacaatagagtattactcggcaattaaaaagaatgaaatcttgccatttgcaactacttggatggaactagagggtattatgttaagcgaagttaaccaggcagagaaagacaaatatcatatgacttcactcatatgaggaatttaagatacaaaacagatgaacataaaggaagggaagcaaaaataatataaaaacagggagggggacaaaacatgagagactcttaaatgcagagaacaaactgagggttgctggaggggttgtggggggggtgggctaaatgggtaaggggcataagggaggacacttgttgggttaagtgctgggtgttgtacataggggacgaatcactggaatctactcctgatacCACTAtagtactatatgctaactaacttgcttgtaaattaaaaaataaatttaaaaaatttaaaaagagaaaaacaaacaaataaataattatcaaacaaataaatggaaaagcgCTTCCAAAAAAATTTGGTCTTGATATTTTCtataacatgtttatttttagttttatccGCTTTGTCAATCATCTATCTCTATTGActcttgtttcttttgctttttgagcatattttcctgtctctctgttctatttatttttgattgacaACGTATGTGaaaaaattgtagaaataatTTAGACTTACGGTGACATTATCTTCCTTTGCTTCTGGCTGGTAGCGAGGTTCACTGGCTGTCCAGATCATACTAAACTAATTTTGAGAATGGAATTGATGCTAGCACAGGCCTGTTTAATTCACCTTCTCCCCTATGCTGCAACCTTTCAATGTCCCAAACCAAAGCATGATGATGAACCAGGACTCTCCCTCATTGTTCCCCTAACTCTGTAACACAGTTATAAACATTCTTCAGACTTGTGCCTCTCACTTGCCTTTTGCAGAATTCAGAGATCGTAGAAAGGCAGGGATCTGCCCCAAATATTGGGACTGTTCCTCTGGGCTTTCCTTTTTCACCCAAATCCTAGACCCTtaatttttctctgcctttgtgtAGTTTTGATGccttgaagaattttttaaaaaatcatccatCTTTTCTAAGATGTCATAGTTGTAAAGTTAGTTTAATTTCCTCACCTATTATGAGGATGTGAAAATTCTAaggtccttttttgttttctcagttattaaaaacatgaacatttaaaaaatgaccattATTTATAGTGACCCATTGTTTGACATATTTTTCTTGCCCCCAGTTATGATCCCAGTATTGCTATTTTGCAAATAACTTCAGACTATATACTAATTTTAATATAGAAAGTAAGTTCCACAAGGGCATGGAATTTTATTCAATGATGTTTAACCTTGAACAGTGCCTAACACTTAGTAGGCTTTCAATATTTTTTgcaattaaatgaatgaaaggaatGGAGTCAGATTTTTGGCACTCAAATGAGTGATCACgaattctttgttcatttaacatAGGATGATTGGTTATCACTTTCCCAAATATATAATGGGATATAGCTTGAAGACAATATGTGAGAGATATTTACCTAACATATTATCTAGAGCAAactttctttatctattttgtttggATCTCTGGACATTCTCTTCAGTGTATGATTCAAGTAGCTCCCCTTTTCTTGAGAATTTACATAGGCAATAAATCTATGAAAGGTGAATCCATGCTGTAAACAGACTACATTTAGTTcaagtataaatatatgtatctaGTTGTAATGTGGCTCTGGTGTTTATTATCCACTCTGTCACTAGGATATTGATAGCTTTCTTAGGTAAGAGTGACTCAATATCTTAATCCTGGTTTAGTTTGGATCTTCTCTCATTGCTTTGATCTGTGCCTTTGGTTCACATATGAGtctcagaattttattttggtatGAATATATCTGGTTAATTCTAGCAGTCAGTATATTGCTGATAagctaaaatagaaaattcttttctttgtttaaaattgcTTCAAAGTTATAAGCCTCGCTAATATATAGctcaatgtttatattttcaatcCACAGCTATTCCTATAAGCAACACAGGAACTGCCTAAAATTCATATAGCTCTCCTATATCAGTCACTCTGAATACAAAGGCTCAGCTCAGGTGGGATGGTTTGAGAGTCTCACAGATTTAGGGAGAACACCTAAATGTTGAATGTTTAGCTTCACTTCTCAATTAAGTAGggtaacaaaaatttttttgaaggcaCAAGTGATAccatcattcatttttattaagtgttttggttaagaaaataacacatttgcTAATCAAAAGCCCTTTTTTTCATAGCTGTTTCTTCTATTCCAGTACAATATCCTTCCTCCAGTTATATTCTCTTGGGTCTAGGATTGGGTTAGCTGATTAGCTCAGGAATTTTTCTAGTCACTATTTCATTTCCACTTTGAGTTATCCACGCATGAGTAATGTAAGGTGAGGCTTGGAATCACTGTATAAGATTCCATATTTTTGACCCAACCTGGACTCTAACCACATAAGTGCAATGGTTATGGCACAGCTATAACATTTGTAACCTAAACCCTAGAGGCCAGCAATTCTACCTGTTATGAGCAAACTGATCATGGGATATTTCCCCATGATGAATTTCCCACTGTTGTGAATAGTGCCAACCTgtgtacaaatatataaaacctaGTAATATCCGTTGTCTTACAATCAGGATTAATGCCAATCTAGAAAACCACTAGGAAAAGGCATGACAGCAAAAAAGTATTCCCAAGAGCAACATTTATATTTGAAGTGGTTTTATATCTGCTCCCCCTGGTCAAGACTGAGGCTCTGATGTACCATAGTAGCCTGGATGCCTCATCTCTTGACTTTGTCCTCTACTGATTTGGGGGGTGAGAATGAATGTCTCTATCTAGTCATGGGGATGTCAGTATGATCTGACCTTTGGCCAAGGCCTCGGTGCATATGTGGTATAAAGGGAGCAGTGTCAGATAACGAACGGTCCAGAGTCCAGGCTGGGGAACAATGCAAGTTCAAACCTCCAAGTTACCTAACCTCCccaagcttcagttttctcattggtAGAATAGATGTAATAATAGTACCCAATTCTGGGAGGTGTTGAGGGAATTCAGTGAAATAATCCCTGACAAGCAGTTAGCACAGTGGCCCGTAACAAACTCTCAATATACATTAGtattatttatatagaaaatcctcCTCTTTATAAAactgaagatttattttaaaggttttacaTTCAAAGTTGTTATATTAACTAAGAACCTGCTTAATTTAGACTGAAAGGTTTTTTTAGATGAAAATCTTTGCTGCGGTCTAAGAGCGTGTTCTGGTGCTACTTCTTGTCCATCCATGAATACAATTTCTGTGCTCTGTTGTAATAGACTGACCGTATTGTCTGCCCACTCAGCCCGCCTGGGATATGTGAACTATGCCAAGCCTCCCTTACCTATGAATACTTCCTCACACTGGTCCCCTGCATTTCTCTCCCACTACATATTTGAGGCGGATATCACAATACTCATGgacattttcctccctttcttctctttcaataaGAATTCTTAATTTTGCAGACTCAGGATTGAGAGTGACCAAGAtgcctaaacacacacacacacacacacacacacacacacacacacacacactcattcatgCTCATATAATTCAATTTGGTATAAGATTCAATTCATGGAGTCTTTTCCAAAGCATTAAGGACTAAGcacttcttaaaaatgtaagattgaccaaaaaaaatttttgaaggttCAAATAGTACTTTCATtgatctttataaaattttttggAGACTAAAGGAAACATTATGTGGGGCTTTCTTTTGTCCTAATGGACAATTCATTGCCGAGTCCTGACACTGCTTTTCCCCATTGGGTCTCTGtgagagtcacatgctttggACATCTTTGAAAAGAATCTTCTGAGGCTTCAGCATCTTATTTGAATCTCCTGAATCTCATCTAGAACTGTGTTGAATTCTCATCCATCGCAATGAGCAACAGATTCCTGGGCACCTGGAAACTCGTCTCCAGTGAGAACTTTGATGATTACATGAAAGCTCTGGgtaagaaatgtttttgtttttctggttgaGAAGATCATTTTTGAGAAAGCTTCATGactatttccttttaattccttttccaGGACTCTGGGAAAGTACAATCCTTTTCTGGAATTAGTCTTCTATTGTGGAATTCAAATAATTTACTTGCATTTTGCTTGTggatattttaatagattttaaccTAAATAAGAGCTGCTTAAATACATGGAACTTCCACTGATTTCAAGAGTAGTTTCATATCAGTAGGGCTTTGCTTTCAGacctagaggaaaaaaatcttagaggCTTAGGCAACCCATCCTCTGGCTTTCCTGAAGGTTAGTTTTATAACAACTGAAGTGCTCATAAAATAGGCAGTTGAATATActaaaatgaatagaaaaccTCAAtctaaaattttagtgtttagCTAAACCAGAAATTTACACTAATTTCAGACTTTCCTGGAATTAGAGCAGTGGATGAAGATGGAAAATCCAGTCATTTGTTGTATCAGCTTTATTTTATACTAATTCTAGGGAgtgtttggggcacctgcatggctcagtcagttaagcttccgactttggcataggtcatgatcttgcagtttgtgagtttgagccccacattgggctctctgctatcagcccagagcccactttggattctcttctctctctctctctctctctccccctcccctactctctctctttctccctccctctctctctctctcagaaataaatagtaaacttaaaaaaaaaagagaatgttccatatgagCACAATAAGTTTGAAGAGTCTTTGGAAATTTCCAGAGCTGTGTAAATATAATAGAAACTGATGTCAAATGACCCAGGTTGCCATGTTTGTCAAAGTGTCTGTAGCTTTACCTAACTGTTCAGAAAGCTTATGagaaagattctatttttaggtAAAATGAGCAAAATCATGTTATGTTGCCTAGAAAACTATGAGAACCCATTGGGATAGATCCATACTACGAGGTTGGTTAGAGTTATGGACGTGACAATATCTGAGGAAGAAGCAAAATACAAGAGTCTCAATGAAGGACTCCCTAagtatgtcattttcaaatttagaatGCATAAGATCACCTAGGAGTTTGGTAAAGTATAGATTCTCAGATTCTACTGCagagatcatatatatatatatatatatatatatatatatatatatatatatatacatagacatagaCATCTATTATGAAACATAACAattcatatatacaaatataagcaaaactagtttttccttcatgtattctctcatttgacatttcttttccatGTATTTCTATAGCCttagtagtaatagtaataaaacaggaatctagttttgttttctttttcagacacagaaaatttaaaaaaaaatcagttacctATGATCATTTGCAATGGTACAGATcttgaagaaaaatggaaagttttttcTTACCAGCTAAACTTAAgggccagaaaaaaaattttcagaaatgagATTCTATTAAGGATGTGGGGGCTTTTCTATATCCACAGTATTACTGAGGGGAAAAATCATAGAACAGTGTATATCTGTCACAGTCTCAATTAAAATATACCTATACTATTTATAAGTAAAACCAAAGTGTCCAGAATGATCCATAGAAAATATTAGTGATTTTCAAAGTCAGTGGGATTGGATGTGGTAAAAGTGGATAAATTGCACTATTTAGGCTGAACGCTTTTACTTAAAATCTGGAGACGTTACTTTTGTAATAATAAAACCTCAGCTATTTAAGTCTATGGACATGTATTTCCACGAGGTGGTTAAACGTGGGAGGAGGTCCTTGGTAGTGAGTGACAGTAGCTGCCATCTCCACACCTGAGACACAGCTGAGCGTAAAAGGGCcattcaggggttcctgggttactctgtcagttaagcatccaactcttgagttgagctcagtcatgatctcacagtttatgagttagagcccacaccgggctttgcattgacagtgaggagtctgcttgtgattctctctttcactctctctctacccctccccactcatgcgcgtgctctctctctctctctccctcaaaataaaaaaataaacttaaaaataaaagaaggcgGCCATTCGTAGTCTCTCTAGGTATATCTCTTGGTCAACATAATTCTAACACTATCTTGATTTTCAGGTGTGGGGTTAGCCACCAGAAAACTGGGAAACTTGGCCAAACCCCGAGTGATCATCAGCAAGAAAGGGGATATTATAACTATAAGAACTGAAAGTAcgtttaaaaatacagagatcTCCTTCAAGTTAGGCCAAGAGTTTGAAGAAACCACAGCTGACAACAGGAAAACAAAggtaaattttaatgtttctcttcAAAGTTGGATCAGTCTGTGGCTCAAGAGGATTATTCCTATTAGTGTTCAAAAGGGTAGACCTACTTCATTCCACTGAAAATGAATGTGACTTGGGGGCACTGGCTAGCTCAGTCACAAGGCTCttgattgtgagtttgagccctacgttgggagtggagcctacttaaaaaaaaaaaatagggtaaaaatagaaaaatgaacgtACCTCGTGAGACATCTATTATGAAAACAATTCAATACTGAATGAACGGCTTCTTTAATCAACCAAAGTCCAAGCAACTTGATTATGGTAACTTGTCTTTGCAGAGCACTGTAACCTTGTCAAGAGGCTCATTGAATCAAGTGCAGAAATGGGATGACAAAGagacaacaataaaaagaaagttggTGGATGGGAAAATGGTAGTGGTAAGAATATTTTCACttctaaatacaaaaataatgctATTTAAATAGAGAAactggttatatatttttttcaaaatattcttttttttccttttgcaatacAAATAGATAAGAATGGCTAAGAATAAAGTCAGAGTTAATGATTAGGTGATATTTTAACCATGAAGACTCAGCGATAAGTACTTCAAGTATAGGTCCAAGGTTTTAGAAATAACAAAGCCCattcattattttagaaataacacCTAAAATAATAGTAAAGTCAAAAAAGTATGTATAAATATCACCAGTTTGGattcacaaagagaaaaacaaatctaagTTTTAAAAGCAAAGTATTCCTGAACAgctcaattataaaatatttatagctaAGTGTGTTGCTTTCAAGAATCCAAAGAACTTGAACTAAACCAGGGCAATAATTTAAGCTCAGCTCATAGGAAACCCTTTAGTCAGCAGATAAGAATGATGACCAGGGTTGCATGGG harbors:
- the LOC106982499 gene encoding myelin P2 protein, whose product is MSNRFLGTWKLVSSENFDDYMKALGVGLATRKLGNLAKPRVIISKKGDIITIRTESTFKNTEISFKLGQEFEETTADNRKTKSTVTLSRGSLNQVQKWDDKETTIKRKLVDGKMVVECKMKGVVCTRIYEKV